One Cyanobacteria bacterium GSL.Bin1 genomic region harbors:
- a CDS encoding deoxycytidine triphosphate deaminase yields the protein MSTLSNVDIEKELIQGNILIYPFKRDNIKGASYNFTVGQFAYRIPDNPNDAKSSYESVYDSVNKRIVLPPKSTVLVATNESIWVSPKIAGTYHSKVKLVSKGIGHIGTTLDPGYLGVALVALHNLSESEVPLQVEEETFVSITFHYLKTQATVEHDNDPGRPDLVAMIAPNEEDRKWLEIHYRRNKNELKKALNEDSDFEKFKKSYSEKWRRVLDYMPYIICLILIALGVYLSNFSSNKRIDFFADKLTTGALAVVIVQIFSDMRRRD from the coding sequence ATGTCTACATTAAGCAACGTTGATATAGAAAAAGAACTGATTCAGGGAAACATCCTAATATATCCATTCAAGAGGGACAATATTAAAGGAGCAAGCTACAACTTTACAGTTGGACAATTCGCGTATCGAATTCCTGATAACCCAAATGATGCCAAGAGCAGCTATGAAAGTGTTTATGATTCTGTCAACAAGAGAATTGTTCTTCCTCCAAAATCTACAGTTCTTGTAGCAACCAATGAATCCATCTGGGTCTCCCCAAAAATAGCTGGTACTTACCACTCTAAAGTTAAATTAGTATCCAAAGGAATAGGGCATATAGGTACTACTCTCGATCCAGGTTATCTAGGAGTTGCTTTAGTTGCATTACACAACCTATCTGAAAGCGAAGTGCCTCTGCAAGTAGAAGAAGAGACTTTTGTGTCAATCACTTTTCATTACCTAAAGACCCAAGCAACTGTAGAACATGACAATGACCCAGGACGTCCTGATTTAGTAGCTATGATAGCTCCTAATGAAGAAGATAGAAAATGGCTAGAAATTCATTACAGAAGGAATAAAAACGAGTTGAAAAAGGCTTTAAATGAGGATTCTGACTTTGAGAAATTTAAGAAGTCTTACTCAGAAAAATGGCGAAGAGTTCTTGATTATATGCCTTATATAATTTGCTTGATCTTAATTGCTTTAGGTGTTTATTTAAGTAATTTTTCTTCTAACAAGCGCATTGATTTCTTCGCAGATAAACTTACTACAGGTGCCTTGGCAGTTGTTATTGTTCAAATATTCTCTGACATGAGACGTAGAGACTGA